The Manis javanica isolate MJ-LG chromosome 2, MJ_LKY, whole genome shotgun sequence genome contains a region encoding:
- the LOC108404833 gene encoding uncharacterized protein isoform X2, giving the protein MIYNYLCLTMVFGGRASAQRTSERLRGRRAPDDAHGGPVTPASNAGRPFQPPPPPPRAFLPASRQSWRGAGPRAGLPEPPLRAGRPPRPSAAKEAALDGPRPEPAAHAGQTPESAGGGGGAGWGVPRRPRRGEEPFVVPALRQLWGGAAGGGGAATPRWGGEGALGGGAAAPAAARESGLPALRAAGSGPQRGARGGSVSDPRPDCGPTPRRECFPRAVSIPGREGVGTVSACSTLKMYNFRVL; this is encoded by the exons ATGATTTATAACTACTTGTGTTTGACGATGGTATTCGGCGGGCGCGCCTCCGCCCAGCGAACCTCGGAGCGTCTCCGCGGCAGACGCGCGCCAGACGACGCCCACGGAGGGCCGGTGACGCCCGCGAGCAATGCGGGGCGACCCttccagccgccgccgccgccgccgcgcgcgTTCCTGCCCGCGTCACGCCAGAGCTGGCGGGGGGCGGGACCCCGGGCGGGACTCCCGGAGCCGCCCCTCAGAGCCGGCCGGCCGCCTCGGCCCAGCGCAGCCAAGGAAGCCGCACTGGATGGGCCGCGGCCGGAGCCAGCTGCACACGCAGGGCAGACACCGGAGAgcgcgggcggcgggggcggcgcaGGCTGGGGGGTTCCCCGTCGCCCCCGGCGCGGCGAGGAGCCGTTTGTCGTCCCCGCGCTGCGACAGCTATGGGGGGGCGCGGCGGGAGGTGGAGGCGCTGCGACTCCGCGCTGGGGCGGGGAGGGTGCGCTCGGCGGCGGCGCGGCTGCTCCGGCGGCGGCGCGGGAGAGCGGGCTGCCCGCACTTCGCGCCGCAGGCTCCGGACCCCAGCGGGGGGCGCGCGGCGGCAGTGTCTCCGACCCCCGACCTGACTGCGGCCCGACGCCGCGGCGCGAGTGCTTCCCACGGGCCGTTTCCATTcctggcagggagggagtgg GCACCGTCTCAGCCTGCTCAACCCTTAAAATGTACAACTTCCGAGTCCTGTGA
- the LOC108404833 gene encoding uncharacterized protein isoform X1 produces MIYNYLCLTMVFGGRASAQRTSERLRGRRAPDDAHGGPVTPASNAGRPFQPPPPPPRAFLPASRQSWRGAGPRAGLPEPPLRAGRPPRPSAAKEAALDGPRPEPAAHAGQTPESAGGGGGAGWGVPRRPRRGEEPFVVPALRQLWGGAAGGGGAATPRWGGEGALGGGAAAPAAARESGLPALRAAGSGPQRGARGGSVSDPRPDCGPTPRRECFPRAVSIPGREGVGAARRPLAARFGRGRAAGAWGYPETSPCRPCGAGAGEAGGEFSSRSACLRDDRPSAASAARFSPTPCLACDVG; encoded by the coding sequence ATGATTTATAACTACTTGTGTTTGACGATGGTATTCGGCGGGCGCGCCTCCGCCCAGCGAACCTCGGAGCGTCTCCGCGGCAGACGCGCGCCAGACGACGCCCACGGAGGGCCGGTGACGCCCGCGAGCAATGCGGGGCGACCCttccagccgccgccgccgccgccgcgcgcgTTCCTGCCCGCGTCACGCCAGAGCTGGCGGGGGGCGGGACCCCGGGCGGGACTCCCGGAGCCGCCCCTCAGAGCCGGCCGGCCGCCTCGGCCCAGCGCAGCCAAGGAAGCCGCACTGGATGGGCCGCGGCCGGAGCCAGCTGCACACGCAGGGCAGACACCGGAGAgcgcgggcggcgggggcggcgcaGGCTGGGGGGTTCCCCGTCGCCCCCGGCGCGGCGAGGAGCCGTTTGTCGTCCCCGCGCTGCGACAGCTATGGGGGGGCGCGGCGGGAGGTGGAGGCGCTGCGACTCCGCGCTGGGGCGGGGAGGGTGCGCTCGGCGGCGGCGCGGCTGCTCCGGCGGCGGCGCGGGAGAGCGGGCTGCCCGCACTTCGCGCCGCAGGCTCCGGACCCCAGCGGGGGGCGCGCGGCGGCAGTGTCTCCGACCCCCGACCTGACTGCGGCCCGACGCCGCGGCGCGAGTGCTTCCCACGGGCCGTTTCCATTcctggcagggagggagtgggtgcGGCACGCCGGCCCCTCGCCGCTCGCTTTGGGCGGGGGAGGGCAGCGGGGGCTTGGGGCTACCCCGAAACCAGCCCTTGCCGGCCGTGCGGCGCGGGGGCGGGGGAAGCGGGAGGAGAGTTTTCCTCGCGCTCTGCCTGCCTGCGCGATGACCGCCCCTCCGCCGCCAGCGCCGCGCGGTTTTCTCCAACCCCCTGCCTCGCTTGTGATGTGGGCTAA
- the LOC108404833 gene encoding uncharacterized protein isoform X4, translating to MRGDPSSRRRRRRARSCPRHARAGGGRDPGRDSRSRPSEPAGRLGPAQPRKPHWMGRGRSQLHTQGRHRRARAAGAAQAGGFPVAPGAARSRLSSPRCDSYGGARREVEALRLRAGAGRVRSAAARLLRRRRGRAGCPHFAPQAPDPSGGRAAAVSPTPDLTAARRRGASASHGPFPFLAGREWAPSQPAQPLKCTTSESCDRIKEEFQFSQAQYHRNARTKTKH from the exons ATGCGGGGCGACCCttccagccgccgccgccgccgccgcgcgcgTTCCTGCCCGCGTCACGCCAGAGCTGGCGGGGGGCGGGACCCCGGGCGGGACTCCCGGAGCCGCCCCTCAGAGCCGGCCGGCCGCCTCGGCCCAGCGCAGCCAAGGAAGCCGCACTGGATGGGCCGCGGCCGGAGCCAGCTGCACACGCAGGGCAGACACCGGAGAgcgcgggcggcgggggcggcgcaGGCTGGGGGGTTCCCCGTCGCCCCCGGCGCGGCGAGGAGCCGTTTGTCGTCCCCGCGCTGCGACAGCTATGGGGGGGCGCGGCGGGAGGTGGAGGCGCTGCGACTCCGCGCTGGGGCGGGGAGGGTGCGCTCGGCGGCGGCGCGGCTGCTCCGGCGGCGGCGCGGGAGAGCGGGCTGCCCGCACTTCGCGCCGCAGGCTCCGGACCCCAGCGGGGGGCGCGCGGCGGCAGTGTCTCCGACCCCCGACCTGACTGCGGCCCGACGCCGCGGCGCGAGTGCTTCCCACGGGCCGTTTCCATTcctggcagggagggagtgg GCACCGTCTCAGCCTGCTCAACCCTTAAAATGTACAACTTCCGAGTCCTGTGATCGGATTAAGGAAGAGTTTCAGTTTTCACAGGCTCAATACCACAG AAATGCAAGgaccaaaacaaaacactga
- the LOC108404833 gene encoding uncharacterized protein isoform X3, which produces MRGDPSSRRRRRRARSCPRHARAGGGRDPGRDSRSRPSEPAGRLGPAQPRKPHWMGRGRSQLHTQGRHRRARAAGAAQAGGFPVAPGAARSRLSSPRCDSYGGARREVEALRLRAGAGRVRSAAARLLRRRRGRAGCPHFAPQAPDPSGGRAAAVSPTPDLTAARRRGASASHGPFPFLAGREWAPSQPAQPLKCTTSESCDRIKEEFQFSQAQYHRTERGPWKVASKHFHYFCYGKMFSC; this is translated from the exons ATGCGGGGCGACCCttccagccgccgccgccgccgccgcgcgcgTTCCTGCCCGCGTCACGCCAGAGCTGGCGGGGGGCGGGACCCCGGGCGGGACTCCCGGAGCCGCCCCTCAGAGCCGGCCGGCCGCCTCGGCCCAGCGCAGCCAAGGAAGCCGCACTGGATGGGCCGCGGCCGGAGCCAGCTGCACACGCAGGGCAGACACCGGAGAgcgcgggcggcgggggcggcgcaGGCTGGGGGGTTCCCCGTCGCCCCCGGCGCGGCGAGGAGCCGTTTGTCGTCCCCGCGCTGCGACAGCTATGGGGGGGCGCGGCGGGAGGTGGAGGCGCTGCGACTCCGCGCTGGGGCGGGGAGGGTGCGCTCGGCGGCGGCGCGGCTGCTCCGGCGGCGGCGCGGGAGAGCGGGCTGCCCGCACTTCGCGCCGCAGGCTCCGGACCCCAGCGGGGGGCGCGCGGCGGCAGTGTCTCCGACCCCCGACCTGACTGCGGCCCGACGCCGCGGCGCGAGTGCTTCCCACGGGCCGTTTCCATTcctggcagggagggagtgg GCACCGTCTCAGCCTGCTCAACCCTTAAAATGTACAACTTCCGAGTCCTGTGATCGGATTAAGGAAGAGTTTCAGTTTTCACAGGCTCAATACCACAG AACTGAGCGAGGGCCCTGGAAAGTCGCAAGCAAGCATTTTCATTACTTCTGTTACGGAAAAATGTTTTCGTGTTAG